A region from the Anomaloglossus baeobatrachus isolate aAnoBae1 chromosome 11, aAnoBae1.hap1, whole genome shotgun sequence genome encodes:
- the PARK7 gene encoding Parkinson disease protein 7, whose translation MAGKRALVILAKGAEEMETVIPTDVMRRAGIIVTVAGLTGKDPVQCSRDVLICPDTSLEEARTKGPYDVVVLPGGNLGAQNLSESPAVKEVLQEQDAKKGFIAAICAGPTALLAHGIGFGRSVTTHPLAKDKMMTGDHYKYSDNRVERDGHVITSRGPGTSFEFALFIVEALLGKDVADQVKAPLVLKD comes from the exons ATGGCCGGTAAGAGAGCCCTGGTGATCCTGGCCAAGGGGgcggaggagatggagacggtcaTCCCCACTGATGTGATGAGGAGAGCCGGG ATCATTGTGACAGTGGCCGGTCTGACGGGCAAGGATCCGGTCCAGTGCAGCCGAGACGTCCTCATCTGTCCAGACACCAGCCTGGAGGAAGCGCGGACTAAG GGCCCCTATgatgttgtggtgctcccgggaggTAATCTTGGTGCTCAGAACTTGTCAGAG TCTCCTGCCGTAAAAGAGGTTTTACAAGAACAAGATGCCAAGAAGGGATTCATTGCTGCGATATGTGCCG GCCCCACCGCACTGCTGGCTCATGGAATAGGATTTGGAAGAAGTGTGACCACCCATCCTCTGGCTAAGGACAAGATGATGACTGGAG ATCACTACAAGTACTCGGATAACAGAGTGGAGCGGGACGGACACGTCATCACCAGCCGTGGACCTGGCACTAGCTTTGAGTTTGCCCTCTTCATAGTGGAAGCCTTGTTGGGAAAAGATGTAGCCGATCAAGTAAAGGCCCCTCTTGTCCTTAAAGATTAG